One window of Chamaesiphon minutus PCC 6605 genomic DNA carries:
- a CDS encoding glycoside hydrolase family 2 protein, protein MIGISLTIAIHPNSTVATQLETKLNSTIPASIPLDGEWRFASGHLQPDNAYQSTFNDRNWRSIQVPGNWFLQGQDLSGVVWYRRHFQIDRSLKGKVIQLVFDGVDYTGDVWLNGHYLGFHEGYFQPFRFVVSDLLKYNGDNILAVKVNSPVEEPEKVWSLHKRLIKGVLNHHDTRPGGAWSVRGQEQNTGGIWAPVSLQISDRVAIIQQQVTPELDPRYQNGIAHIDLTIINPTPKPQTVKLGLQLQPANFQDSPDLPIVREQILQPGSNQIAINIPKTAPHLWWTWEHGKPDLYRVKTEILSKNKLLDRSSTTFGFRTIRLNPQSQVWELNGRRIFLRGTNYIASQWLSEMTRAKYSLDLKLMQQANINSIRVHAHIEAAEFYHLCDEMGLLVWQDFPLQWGYSDASEFVTEATQQANDMVTMLYNHPSIFTWSIHNEPPWDATWMKDKYRDYNPKQNRALDETIYNSLRSRDSTRHLHLASTTQEHPWHGWYSGKWQDYGKATKEPLITEFGAQALPNRSSLEKIFTAAELFPDTPAKLEKWKYHNFQPHETFNLAKVPMGKTVEEFIDNTQQYQAQLTQFAAESYRRQRYQPVSAIFQFMFVENWPSINWGIVDYWRQTKPGYEMLKRAYQPILPSIILPKQQWKVGESIPIELWLINDLWKSMPNSQLTYILKRSKTIIKQESIAIAITPDSSKQIENLKLSNLESGNYQLSVIVTDSQSKLLGENSTVFDVIKT, encoded by the coding sequence ATGATTGGCATAAGTTTGACGATCGCAATTCATCCGAATTCTACAGTTGCTACTCAGTTAGAAACCAAACTAAATTCAACTATTCCAGCCTCAATTCCATTAGATGGTGAATGGAGATTTGCTTCTGGTCATCTCCAACCAGATAATGCTTATCAGTCCACATTTAACGATCGCAATTGGCGATCGATTCAAGTTCCTGGTAATTGGTTTCTCCAAGGGCAAGATCTATCTGGAGTCGTTTGGTATCGCCGACATTTTCAGATCGATCGATCCTTAAAAGGCAAAGTTATTCAGCTTGTATTTGATGGCGTTGACTATACTGGCGATGTGTGGCTCAATGGTCATTATCTAGGATTTCATGAGGGCTACTTTCAACCGTTTAGATTTGTCGTGTCCGATCTTCTAAAATATAATGGTGATAATATTTTAGCAGTCAAAGTAAATAGCCCAGTTGAAGAACCCGAAAAAGTTTGGTCTTTGCACAAACGGCTAATCAAAGGCGTTTTAAATCATCACGATACAAGACCAGGTGGTGCGTGGTCTGTACGCGGACAAGAACAGAATACAGGTGGAATTTGGGCACCTGTATCATTACAAATCTCAGATAGAGTCGCAATTATCCAACAACAAGTTACCCCAGAATTAGATCCTCGTTACCAAAATGGGATTGCCCATATCGATCTAACTATTATCAATCCCACGCCAAAACCACAAACAGTCAAACTAGGCCTACAACTTCAACCTGCCAATTTTCAAGATTCGCCAGATTTACCCATAGTTCGGGAACAGATCTTACAACCAGGCAGCAATCAGATTGCTATTAATATCCCCAAAACCGCTCCGCATTTGTGGTGGACGTGGGAACATGGCAAACCAGACTTATATAGAGTCAAAACTGAGATTCTCAGTAAAAATAAATTATTAGATCGATCGAGTACCACATTTGGCTTCCGCACGATTCGCCTCAATCCTCAATCTCAAGTATGGGAATTAAATGGGCGGCGGATTTTCTTGCGCGGTACTAATTACATTGCTTCTCAATGGTTGAGCGAAATGACGAGAGCTAAATACTCGCTCGATCTCAAATTAATGCAGCAAGCAAATATTAATAGTATCCGCGTTCACGCGCATATTGAAGCCGCAGAATTTTACCATTTATGCGACGAGATGGGGCTATTAGTCTGGCAAGATTTTCCCTTGCAATGGGGTTATAGCGATGCTTCAGAATTTGTTACCGAAGCAACGCAACAGGCGAATGATATGGTGACAATGCTGTATAACCATCCCTCAATTTTTACCTGGAGCATTCACAACGAACCGCCGTGGGATGCAACCTGGATGAAAGATAAATATCGCGATTACAATCCCAAACAAAATCGCGCTCTCGACGAGACAATTTACAATAGTCTCCGCTCCCGCGACTCTACCCGTCATCTACATCTGGCCTCAACCACACAAGAACACCCCTGGCACGGCTGGTATTCGGGAAAATGGCAAGACTATGGCAAGGCTACTAAAGAACCCTTAATTACTGAATTTGGCGCGCAGGCATTACCCAATCGAAGTTCGCTAGAAAAAATATTTACAGCAGCCGAACTATTTCCCGATACACCAGCCAAATTAGAGAAGTGGAAATATCATAATTTTCAACCTCACGAAACATTCAATTTGGCGAAAGTGCCAATGGGTAAAACCGTAGAAGAATTTATCGACAATACCCAACAATATCAAGCCCAACTGACTCAATTTGCAGCCGAATCTTACCGAAGACAGCGATATCAGCCCGTGAGTGCAATTTTTCAGTTTATGTTTGTCGAAAATTGGCCGTCAATTAATTGGGGAATTGTAGACTATTGGCGACAGACAAAGCCAGGGTATGAAATGTTAAAACGTGCTTATCAACCAATTTTGCCAAGTATCATTTTGCCAAAACAACAGTGGAAAGTTGGTGAGTCAATTCCGATCGAACTATGGCTGATTAACGATCTGTGGAAATCAATGCCTAATTCTCAACTCACATATATATTAAAACGCTCGAAAACTATTATCAAGCAGGAGTCAATTGCGATCGCTATTACCCCCGATAGTAGTAAACAGATCGAAAACCTAAAGCTCTCAAATTTGGAGAGTGGCAATTATCAGTTGTCAGTTATAGTTACCGATTCACAATCAAAATTATTGGGCGAAAATAGTACTGTATTTGATGTAATAAAAACATGA